ACTCAAGGCTTCGTCGAACATTTCCTGTAACAGGGAACGACCGGCCGGGCCTTCCATCATGGCCGATGCCACGTCCAGCGAAGCAATGATGCTGTACTGCGGCGACGTGGAGATGTGCATCATGAACGCTTCGTTGAAGCGGTCGCGGTCCAGTTGCCGGGCGCCGCCATCCTGAACATGAATCATCGACGCCTGACTGAACGCCGCCAACAGTTTGTGCGTGGAATGGGTGGTGAACACCAGCGGGCTGTCTTCGCTGCGGGAAGTGCCCATGCCGTAACGCCCGGCGAAGAACTCGTGAAACGCCGCGTAGGCATACCAGGCCTCATCGAAATGCAGCACTTCGACGCTGTTGCCCAGGCTTTGCTTGATCAGTTCGGCGTTGTAACACAGGCCGTCGTAGGTGGAATTGGTCACCACCGCCAGTTTGACTTTGGGTGCGCGGCCCTTGGTCAGCGGGCTGGCGTCGATCTTGGCCTGGATCGACTCGCGGCTGAATTCGCTCAGCGGAATCGGGCCGATGATCCCCAGTTCGTTGCGCTCCGGGCACAGGTACAGCGGAATCGCGCCGGTCATGATGATCGAGTGCAGCACCGACTTGTGGCAATTGCGGTCCACCAGCACCAGGTCATCGCGGGCAACCATGGAATGCCAGACGATCTTGTTGGCGGTCGAGGTGCCATTGATCACGAAAAAAGTGTGATCGGCGCCGAAGTTGCGCGCCGCTCGCGCTTCCGCCTCGGCGAGCGGGCCGGTGTGATCGAGCAGCGAACCCAGTTCGGGCACCGACACCGACAAATCCGAACGCAGGGTGTTTTCCCCGAAAAACTGGTGGAACGCCTGCCCCACCGGGCTCTTGTGATACGCCACGCCACCACCATGGCCGGGCGTATGCCAGGAATAATTGGAGTCGGCGGTGTGTTGCACCAACGCCTTGAAGAATGGTGGCAACAGGCCGTCCAGGTATTTGCGTGCGGCTCGCGCGACCTGCCGCGCCAGAAACGGCACGGTGTCTTCGAACAGATAAAGAATGCCGCGCAATTGATTGAGCTCGTCCATCGCATCGGCCGGGGCGTTTTCCAGCGTCACTTGCTCGCCCAGCGCGAAGATCGGCAAGTCCGGCGCACGCACCCGCGCCAGGCTGATCAGTTCGGCCATGTTCTGTAGCAGATGAGAGTTGGCGCTGGGATCTTCAGCGGCAATCAACATGCACGAGAGACCGTGATGGGTCGACGCGACCAGCCGCCCCTCGGCGTAATCCACCGCCGAGACAATGCTGAAGCCTTCCTGCTCCAGCTCCCGGGCGATGCCACGCACGCGATCACCGGCGACGGTGTCGGACTTGATGTCGCGATGGACGATCAGGACCGGGAATTTCAGATCTTTGTACATGGGGCTCAGTGTCCTGAGGCGGCAGGCCCTGGCCTGCCAATACCCTCAGGGTAGAGGGTCGAGGCGGATGTGGCGAGTGCAATGCCCCGAAATGGGTCATCGTGGGCGGCAGGCTTTATCAAGATCTATTGGAAGGGCCTACGCCTGAGCTTCAGCTTCAGCCTCAGCCAGTTGCACCCACAGCGCCGGAGCGCCGGCAGATTTGGCAATGGCTTCCATCCGCGCCACGTGCCGGGCCAGGTCGTCTTCGCTGGCGCGAATGATCCGGGTCCGCTGACGGTCAGCCGGCAAGCGGCGGATTTCGGTGGCGGAGTTGTCCGCGCCTTCGCCGGAACCATTGCCATCGGACGCGTTGCCGGCCAGCGACAGGCTGGTCTGACCGCCGGTCATGGTCAGGTAGACGTCGGCGAGAATCTCGGAGTCGAGCAAGGCGCCGTGAAGTTCACGGCCGGAGTTGTCGACGCCATAACGTTTGCACAAGGCGTCGAGGCTGTTGCGCTGCCCCGGGTGACGTTCCCGGGCCATCATCAGGGTGTCGAGGATCGAGCAGTGTTGCGTGATGTCAGCACGATCGTGCTGACCCATGAGGGCGAATTCGTTGTTGATGAAACCAACGTCGAACGCGGCGTTATGGATGATCAGCTGCGCACCCTTGATGAATTCGAAAAACTCATCGGCCACTTCAGTGAAGCGTGGCTTGCCCACCAGGAATTCGTTGGTAATGCCGTGGACGCCAATGGCGCCTTCGTCACTTTCGCGGTCCGGTTGCAGGTAAACGTGGAAATGCCGGCCCGTCAGGCGCCGACCGATCAACTCGACACAACCGATTTCGATAATCCGGTGGCCGTCGGTCACCGGCATGCCGGTGGTTTCGGTATCGAGTACAACGGATCTGGTGGCCATCAGTGCTCAGCTCTCAACGGGTCAATCGTGCAAAAGCGGCGATGTTAACACGCTCGCCGGTTGAGCTCGAATCAAGCCTGCTTGTACCCACGCACTTCATCCACGCCACGATTGGCGAGTTGGTCGGCCCGTTCGTTGCCGTGATGCCCGATGTGCCCGCGCACCCATTTCCAGGTGACGTTGTGACGGTTGACCTGCTCATCCAGCAGCTTCCACAGGTCAGCGTTTTTCACCGGTTCTTTCGCCGCCGTTTTCCAGCCGCGTTTCTTCCAGTTGGCCATCCACTCGTTGATGCCTTTCATTACGTACTGGGAGTCGGTCACCAGCAGCACATCGCAGGAACGCTTGAGTTCCTCCAGCCCGCGGATCGCGCCCATCAGTTCCATGCGGTTGTTGGTGGTATTGGCTTCGCCGCCCCAGAGTTCTTTTTCAACGCCCTTGCACACCAGCAATGCGCCCCAGCCGCCAGGGCCAGGGTTGCCTTTGCAGGCGCCGTCGGTGAAGAGTTCTACGCTATCGCTCATGCCAATCTATCCAGAAAATGCGGTGGCTCGCCGATCAGCGATCGACGATGCCCGAGGCCGGGGCAAACCCGGCCGGGAATAAAAACTGGGGTTACGGTTCGATATTGCGTCGGTTGACCTTGGCCATCGGCAGGGGGATCAGCTTGCCCATCGGTTCGCGACGTTCCTGACGAAGCGGCCGTAGGCCCACCACAATCTTGCGCGCCACCAATAAATAGAAGCCGCCGCCAGACAATTGCCAATCACCGGCCTTGCGCTCCCAGCCGGCCAGACGGGCTTGCCAGGCGGGGGACGCCAGCGGCGGACGATAGCACCCGAAGCGGCGTTTCTCCAGCGCGAAGCCCAGCAGGTTCAACCAGTCGCCGACCCGTGACGGTGAAATGCAACGGGCCTTGCGCAAGGCGTCATGGGCGAACACGTGACGCAACCCCCACGTGCTCCAGGGGTTGATCCCGACAATCAGCAAATGCCCGCCCGGGCGAACGCTGCTCGCCGCTTCACGCAGCAAACCGTGGGGTGAGAGGCAAAAATCCAGGCCATGCTGCAGCACCACCACATCGGCGGCATGCTCGCTCAACGGCCAGGCTTGTTCTTCACAGACGATTTCAACACCCGGCAACGGCGCGCCCAGCCGCACATTGCGCTGGACCTGCGGGGCGGACGGCGGTGTTTCGGCCGAAGGACCATAATGCACCAGATAGCCACCAAAGAAGCGCCCCAGCTCGTCTTCAAGCATGCGGCGTTCTTCGTCCAGCAGAAATTGTCCGAGGGGGCCGGACAGCCATTCACGGGCCGCGCTGATCAAGGCCAGCCAGTCAGGATCAGCCTGAGCGAACGCTTTATCGGTCATTGCATTCTCCAACGCGCCAGGAAGTTCTAAGATGCGCCATTGTTTTCCGCTTGGCGAATCCGACGATGATACAGATCACAGCCCTGCCCGCCTTCACCGATAACTACATCTGGTTGTTACAAGATACCGACACCCGGCGCTGCGCCGTGGTCGATCCGGGCGATGCCGCGCCCGTGCTGGACTGGCTTGCGGCCAATCCGGGCTGGGTGCTGAGTGACATTCTGATCACTCACCATCATCACGACCATGTCGGCGGCGTCGAGCAGCTGAAAAAAGCGACAGACGCGAAGGTCTACGGCCCGGCCAGCGAAACCATCCCGGCGCGGGACGTCGCGCTCAAGGACAACGATCGTATCAACGTGCTGGGTTGGGACTTCGATGTGATCACCGTTCCCGGTCATACCCTGGGGCACATCGCCTTCTACCATGAGGGAACACTGTTTTGCGGTGACACCCTGTTCGCCGCCGGTTGCGGGCGCCTGTTCGAAGGCACGCCCGAGCAGATGCATGCGTCGCTGACGCGCCTCGCTTCGTTCCCAGAGGATACGCGGGTCTATTGCACCCATGAATACACCTTGAGCAATCTGCGCTTTGCCGCAGCGGTCGAGCCTGGCAACCCGCACACCGCCGAACGCCTGGCCAACGTCACCGCACAACGGGAAGCCGGAATCATCACACTGCCCTCTACGCTGGGCCTTGAAAAGCTGACAAACCCGTTTTTGCGCACTGGCGAAACATCCGTTAAAGAAAAAGTGGACGAACGGAACGGCGCTCATAACCGGGCTCCCAGTGCGGTTTTTGCGGCTCTGCGCGCTTGGAAAGATACGTTCTAAACAGCGTTGCCGTTGGTAGCAAAAATCTGAATGGTTGACCGCAGGGGGTGCGCTTTCTAGAATCCCCCGACATTTTTGCCCGGAACTTACTTCCAGCCAATGTCGTCATCTATTCGTAAAGCCATCAATTCAGACGCATTGACCCGCTTGGCTCAAGCCATAGCGGTGGCTGTGTCCGCCACATTGGCGGGCTGTTCCAGCCATGTGCCACAGACCGACGCGACCCACACCCCGAATATCGCCGCTCGAGCCAAACAGAAGCCCATCTGGCTCAGCGAAAAGCCGACCCCGCAAATCCCACAGGACGTCTGGGAGCGCATGCGCCAGGGCTTCCAGTTGCAGGAAGGCCTGGGCGTCAACCCGCGCATCGAGCAACAGCGCCTGTGGTTCGCCAGCAACCCCTCTTTCCTCGAAAACGCCGGCGAACGCGGCAGCCTCTACATTCACTACATCGTCGAACGGCTTGAAGAACGCAACATGCCGCTGGAACTGGCGCTGCTGCCAGTGATTGAAAGCGCCTACAACCCGATGGCCTATTCCCGGGCCAATGCAGTTGGCTTGTGGCAATTCATTCCTTCCACCGGACGTTATTTCAACCTGCGTCAAACCCGTTTCTATGATGGCCGTCGCGACATCACCGCTTCGACCACCGCCGCCATGGATTACCTGACCCGCCTGCACGACATGTTCAACGGCGACTGGCTGCTGGCCCTGGCAGCCTACAACGCCGGTGAAGGCACGGTCAGCCGGGCCATCGAGCGTAACGAAAAGCTCGGCCTGCCGACCGATTACTGGAACCTGCCGCTGCCGGCCGAAACCCAGGCCTATGTGCCGAAGCTGCTGGCCTTGTCGCAAGTGGTGCTGGCCCCGGAAGCCTACGGCGTGAACCTGAACCCGATCGCCAATGAACCGTACTTCCAGGTCGTCGAAATCAACCAGCGCATGGACCTGTCCAAGGTCGCCGCGGTGGCCAATATCGATGAAGACGAACTGTTCCAGCTCAACCCGGCCTTCAAGCAACGCACCACCATCGACGGTCCTCAGCATTTGCTGGTGCCGACGTCCAAGGCGCAGCTGCTGACCGCCAGCCTGTCGACCATGCGTCCCGAAGAATTGATCAGCAAGACGCCGCTCAAGCCGGTATTTGAAGGCGCAGACGACACCCAGCTCGCCAGCCTCAAACGCGCCTACCGGGTTAAACGGGGCGACAACCTTGGCACCATCGCCAAGGCCAACAAGGTCGAGGTCAAGGACCTGCAACGCTGGAACAAGCTGACCGGCAAGGACCTCAAGGTCGGCCAGACGCTGGTGATGCAGGACAAAACCAAGCGCAGCAACGGGCGCATCAACACCGTCGTGGCCGCCAATGCCAAGACGAAGACCAAGAAGCCGCAAACCCAATACAAGGTCCAGCAGGGTGATTCGCTCTACATGGTGGCCAAGCGTTTCAACGTTGAAATGCAACACCTCAAGCGCTGGAATCCGCGTGTCGGCCAAGCGCTGAAGCCGGGGCAGATGCTGACAGTTGCTTCGCCACACTAAAAAAGAGCCCCTGACTTCAGGGGCTTTTTTGTAGCCACTTGCGGGACTTTGTGGCGAGGGAGCTTGCTACCGCTCGGCTGCGAAGCAGTCGTAAACCGAAATACGCGGAGTGCCAGAAATCACCGGGCTCCAGTTTTTGGGGTTGCTTCGCAACCCAACGGGAGCAAGCTCCCTCGCCACAGGTTCTGCGATCGGTCAGACCTTCACCTCACAATTAACCACCCATTAAATCCCCGTCTTTTTCCTGTCCATACAAGCTGTTACTGTACGGCCCACAAAGCCCAAGCCGCCTGGATCGGATCTCTGACTTGAAGCGTCCCCTCCTCCTTCTCCTGATCAGCCTGGCCTTGAGCTCTTCCGCAAGCGCGACGATCAGCGAAAGCCATGGTTATGCGCAGTTCGGCACGCTCAAGTACCCGGCCAGATTTACCCACTTCGACTGGGTCAACCCGCAAGCGCCCAAGGGCGGTACGTTGCGGGTGATGGCGTTTGGCACCTTCGATACGCTCAACCCCTACACATTCAAGGGCACGAGCCCGGTCTCCACTGCAAATTTCCTGCAATACGGCATCAACGAGCTGAATGAACCCCTGATGGTCGGCACTGGCCAATACGCACCGTCCGGCGACGAGCCGACGTCCAGTTATGGCCTGATCGCCCAATCGGTGGAATACAGCGAAGACCGCAGTTGGGTGGTGTTCAACCTGCGCCCCGAAGCACGGTTTCACGATGGCACGCCGATCACCGCGTACGACGTCGCGTTCTCCTATCGGCTGCTGCTCAAAGAAGGCCATCCGCAATACCGCACCAATCTTCAGGAAGTGTTGCGGGTCGACGTGCTCAACCCGCAGCGCATTCGTTTTGTTTTCAAGCGTGCCGGGAATCCGCTGTTGATCCTGCGCCTGGGCGAGTTGCCGGTGCTGCCGCAGCATTACTGGAAAGGTCGCGACTTCAAGGCCACCACCTTCGAGCCGCCGCTGGGCAGCGGTCCTTATCGCATCACCTCGGTCACGCCCGGACGCCAGATTGTGTTTGAACGGGTCAAGGATTACTGGGGCAAAGACCTGCCGGTCAATCGCGGCAAGTACAACGTCGACCGCATGGAAGTCGAGTTCTACCGCGACAGCGACGTCGCGTTCGAAGCCTTCAAGGCCGGCGAGTTCGATATCTATATCGAGCATCAGGCGAAGAACTGGGAAAACGGTTACAACTTCCCGGCCGTGCGACGGGGCGATGTCATCAAGGCGCAGATCCCCCATCAGATCCCGACCCAGAGCCAGGGCCTGTTCATGAACAGCCGGCGACCGGCGTTTTCCGACGCCAGGGTCCGTGAAGCGCTGGGGCTGATGTTCGACTTCGAGTGGACCAACCGCACGCTGTTCAGCGGGGCCTACAAGCGCGCCATGAGTTATTACCCCAACAGCGAGTTCTCGGCCACCGGACTTCCGGTCGGTCATGAATGGTTGATGCTCAAACCGTACCGCGAGCAATTGCCCGCCAAGCTGCTCACCGAGCCGTTCAGCCTGCCGCAGACCCAAGGGCGCGGCATTCCACGGGAAACCATGCGCAAGGCCCTGAGCCTGCTCGCCGAAGCCGGCTGGAAGCTGGACGGCCAACACCTGCAGAACGCGGCCAAACAACCACTGCGCCTGGAAATCCTGCTGGTCAACCCGAACCTGGAACGCATCCTCCAGCCTTATGTCGAGAACCTCGCCAGCATCGGCATCGACGCCCGTCTGCGCACGGTAGACCGCGCCCAGTACAAGCAGCGCCTCGATCAGTTCGATTTCGACATGATCCTGATGACCCTCAACCAGACCCTCAGCCCTGGACTTGAGCAATGGCAGTATTTCCATTCCAGCCAGGTCGGGGTCAAGGGCAGCAAAAACTACGCGGGCATCGCCAATCCGGTGGTCGATCATTTACTTGAACAATTGCTCGCCGCCCAGACCCGCGATGAACAGGTTGCCGCCGGCAAAGCCCTGGACCGCGTGCTGTTGTGGCAGCACTACATCATTCCCAACTGGTACCTCAATTATCACCGCCTGGCCTACCGCAACCGGTTCGCCTTTGTCACCACGCCGCCCTACACCCTGGGCCTGAGCGCGTGGTGGCTGAAGTCTTCGGAGAAAGATCGATGAACCCCATACGTGCCCTGCTCTTGCAGGCCAGCGGCCTGTTGTTCGCCGGGCTGGCCTGTGCCGCCCCGCAACACGCCCTGACCCTGTACAACGAGCCGCCGAAATACCCGGCCGACTTCAAACATTTCGACTACGTGAACCCGGATGCGCCCAAGGGCGGAATTTTTCGTCAGGCCGGATTCGGTGGCTTCGACAGCCTTAACCCGTTTATCAGCAAAGGCGTGCCGGCCGACGATATCAGCCTCATCTACGACACCCTCGCCAAACAAGGCCTGGACGAGCCATTCACCGAATACGGACTGGTCGCCGGCAAGATCGAAAAGGCCCCGGACAACAGCTGGGTGCGTTTTTACCTGCGCCCCGAAGCGCGCTTCCACGATGGTCATCCGATCCGTGCCGACGATGTGGTGTTCAGCTTCCAGACCCTGATCAAGGATGGCGCGCCGCTGTACCGCGGTTACTACAGCGATGTCGAAGAAGCCGTCGCCGAAGACCCGCTCACCGTCCTGTTCAAGTTCAAGCACAACAACAACCGCGAACTGCCGCTGATCCTCGGCCAGTTGCCGGTGTTGCCGAAACACTGGTGGGCGACCCGGGACTTCAACAAGGGCAACCTGGAAATGCCATTGGGCAGCGGTCCGTACAAGGTCAGCGAAGTGAAGGCCGGGCGTTCGATTCGCTACGAGCGGGTCAAGGATTACTGGGGCAAGGACCTGCCGGCCAACCGTGGTTTCTACAACTTCGACGTGATGACCACCGATTACTACCGCGACAACACCGTGGCCCTGGAAGCACTCAAGGCCGGTCAGTTCGATTTCTGGCTGGAAATGAGCGCAAAGAACTGGGCCAACGCCTACAACATCCCGGCGGTCGCCGAAGGTCGGCTGAACAAGGAACAGATCCCCAACGGCAACCCGACCGGCATGCAGGGTTTTGTGTTCAACCTTCGCCGCCCGGTGTTCCAGGACGTGCGCGTGCGCCAGGCGCTGACGTTGCTGCTGGACTTCGAATGGACCAACAAGCAGCTGTTCAACGGTGCCTATGTGCGCACCCGCAGTTACTTCGAAAACTCGGAAATGGCAGCCACGGGCTTACCGGATGCCGATCAGTTGGCCATTCTCGACCCGTTCCGCGGCAAGATCCCCGAGCAAGTGTTCACCGAGGCGTTCCAGAACCCGGTGACCGATGCCAGCGGCATGATCCGCACACAGCAACGCAAGGCTTACCAGTTGCTGCAAGAAGCAGGCTGGCGGATCGTCGACGACAAAATGGTCGACGCCAATGGCAAGCCGGTGACCATCGAATTCCTGCTGGCGCAGACCGAGTTCGAGCGAGTGCTGCTGCCGTTCAAGCGCAACCTCAGCGATCTGGGTATCGACCTGGTGATCCGCCGGGTCGACGTCTCGCAGTACATCAACCGCGTGCGCTCACGGGACTTCGACATGATCGTCGGCAGCTTCCCGCAGTCCAATTCGCCGGGTAACGAACAGCGTGAATTCTGGATGTCCGCCGCCGCCGACAAACCCGGCAGCCGTAACTCCATGGGTTTGAAAGACCCGGTGGTGGACCAACTGGTGGAGCAACTGATCAACGCCGATTCGCGCAAAAGCCTGGTGGCCCACGCCCGCGCACTGGACCGCGTGCTGCAATGGGGCTATTACGTGATCCCCAACTGGCACATCAAGACCTGGCGTGTAGCTTACTGGAACCACATCGGTCATCCGAAAATCTCACCCAAGTATGACATCGGCACGGCCACCTG
This DNA window, taken from Pseudomonas fluorescens NCIMB 11764, encodes the following:
- a CDS encoding extracellular solute-binding protein, giving the protein MNPIRALLLQASGLLFAGLACAAPQHALTLYNEPPKYPADFKHFDYVNPDAPKGGIFRQAGFGGFDSLNPFISKGVPADDISLIYDTLAKQGLDEPFTEYGLVAGKIEKAPDNSWVRFYLRPEARFHDGHPIRADDVVFSFQTLIKDGAPLYRGYYSDVEEAVAEDPLTVLFKFKHNNNRELPLILGQLPVLPKHWWATRDFNKGNLEMPLGSGPYKVSEVKAGRSIRYERVKDYWGKDLPANRGFYNFDVMTTDYYRDNTVALEALKAGQFDFWLEMSAKNWANAYNIPAVAEGRLNKEQIPNGNPTGMQGFVFNLRRPVFQDVRVRQALTLLLDFEWTNKQLFNGAYVRTRSYFENSEMAATGLPDADQLAILDPFRGKIPEQVFTEAFQNPVTDASGMIRTQQRKAYQLLQEAGWRIVDDKMVDANGKPVTIEFLLAQTEFERVLLPFKRNLSDLGIDLVIRRVDVSQYINRVRSRDFDMIVGSFPQSNSPGNEQREFWMSAAADKPGSRNSMGLKDPVVDQLVEQLINADSRKSLVAHARALDRVLQWGYYVIPNWHIKTWRVAYWNHIGHPKISPKYDIGTATWWIKPNVAPAIEVETKLQADPAGTE
- the gloB gene encoding hydroxyacylglutathione hydrolase, with amino-acid sequence MIQITALPAFTDNYIWLLQDTDTRRCAVVDPGDAAPVLDWLAANPGWVLSDILITHHHHDHVGGVEQLKKATDAKVYGPASETIPARDVALKDNDRINVLGWDFDVITVPGHTLGHIAFYHEGTLFCGDTLFAAGCGRLFEGTPEQMHASLTRLASFPEDTRVYCTHEYTLSNLRFAAAVEPGNPHTAERLANVTAQREAGIITLPSTLGLEKLTNPFLRTGETSVKEKVDERNGAHNRAPSAVFAALRAWKDTF
- a CDS encoding methyltransferase domain-containing protein, producing MTDKAFAQADPDWLALISAAREWLSGPLGQFLLDEERRMLEDELGRFFGGYLVHYGPSAETPPSAPQVQRNVRLGAPLPGVEIVCEEQAWPLSEHAADVVVLQHGLDFCLSPHGLLREAASSVRPGGHLLIVGINPWSTWGLRHVFAHDALRKARCISPSRVGDWLNLLGFALEKRRFGCYRPPLASPAWQARLAGWERKAGDWQLSGGGFYLLVARKIVVGLRPLRQERREPMGKLIPLPMAKVNRRNIEP
- a CDS encoding extracellular solute-binding protein, encoding MISLALSSSASATISESHGYAQFGTLKYPARFTHFDWVNPQAPKGGTLRVMAFGTFDTLNPYTFKGTSPVSTANFLQYGINELNEPLMVGTGQYAPSGDEPTSSYGLIAQSVEYSEDRSWVVFNLRPEARFHDGTPITAYDVAFSYRLLLKEGHPQYRTNLQEVLRVDVLNPQRIRFVFKRAGNPLLILRLGELPVLPQHYWKGRDFKATTFEPPLGSGPYRITSVTPGRQIVFERVKDYWGKDLPVNRGKYNVDRMEVEFYRDSDVAFEAFKAGEFDIYIEHQAKNWENGYNFPAVRRGDVIKAQIPHQIPTQSQGLFMNSRRPAFSDARVREALGLMFDFEWTNRTLFSGAYKRAMSYYPNSEFSATGLPVGHEWLMLKPYREQLPAKLLTEPFSLPQTQGRGIPRETMRKALSLLAEAGWKLDGQHLQNAAKQPLRLEILLVNPNLERILQPYVENLASIGIDARLRTVDRAQYKQRLDQFDFDMILMTLNQTLSPGLEQWQYFHSSQVGVKGSKNYAGIANPVVDHLLEQLLAAQTRDEQVAAGKALDRVLLWQHYIIPNWYLNYHRLAYRNRFAFVTTPPYTLGLSAWWLKSSEKDR
- the dnaQ gene encoding DNA polymerase III subunit epsilon; the protein is MATRSVVLDTETTGMPVTDGHRIIEIGCVELIGRRLTGRHFHVYLQPDRESDEGAIGVHGITNEFLVGKPRFTEVADEFFEFIKGAQLIIHNAAFDVGFINNEFALMGQHDRADITQHCSILDTLMMARERHPGQRNSLDALCKRYGVDNSGRELHGALLDSEILADVYLTMTGGQTSLSLAGNASDGNGSGEGADNSATEIRRLPADRQRTRIIRASEDDLARHVARMEAIAKSAGAPALWVQLAEAEAEAQA
- a CDS encoding transglycosylase SLT domain-containing protein; translation: MSSSIRKAINSDALTRLAQAIAVAVSATLAGCSSHVPQTDATHTPNIAARAKQKPIWLSEKPTPQIPQDVWERMRQGFQLQEGLGVNPRIEQQRLWFASNPSFLENAGERGSLYIHYIVERLEERNMPLELALLPVIESAYNPMAYSRANAVGLWQFIPSTGRYFNLRQTRFYDGRRDITASTTAAMDYLTRLHDMFNGDWLLALAAYNAGEGTVSRAIERNEKLGLPTDYWNLPLPAETQAYVPKLLALSQVVLAPEAYGVNLNPIANEPYFQVVEINQRMDLSKVAAVANIDEDELFQLNPAFKQRTTIDGPQHLLVPTSKAQLLTASLSTMRPEELISKTPLKPVFEGADDTQLASLKRAYRVKRGDNLGTIAKANKVEVKDLQRWNKLTGKDLKVGQTLVMQDKTKRSNGRINTVVAANAKTKTKKPQTQYKVQQGDSLYMVAKRFNVEMQHLKRWNPRVGQALKPGQMLTVASPH
- the rnhA gene encoding ribonuclease HI, whose translation is MSDSVELFTDGACKGNPGPGGWGALLVCKGVEKELWGGEANTTNNRMELMGAIRGLEELKRSCDVLLVTDSQYVMKGINEWMANWKKRGWKTAAKEPVKNADLWKLLDEQVNRHNVTWKWVRGHIGHHGNERADQLANRGVDEVRGYKQA
- a CDS encoding Orn/Lys/Arg decarboxylase N-terminal domain-containing protein translates to MYKDLKFPVLIVHRDIKSDTVAGDRVRGIARELEQEGFSIVSAVDYAEGRLVASTHHGLSCMLIAAEDPSANSHLLQNMAELISLARVRAPDLPIFALGEQVTLENAPADAMDELNQLRGILYLFEDTVPFLARQVARAARKYLDGLLPPFFKALVQHTADSNYSWHTPGHGGGVAYHKSPVGQAFHQFFGENTLRSDLSVSVPELGSLLDHTGPLAEAEARAARNFGADHTFFVINGTSTANKIVWHSMVARDDLVLVDRNCHKSVLHSIIMTGAIPLYLCPERNELGIIGPIPLSEFSRESIQAKIDASPLTKGRAPKVKLAVVTNSTYDGLCYNAELIKQSLGNSVEVLHFDEAWYAYAAFHEFFAGRYGMGTSRSEDSPLVFTTHSTHKLLAAFSQASMIHVQDGGARQLDRDRFNEAFMMHISTSPQYSIIASLDVASAMMEGPAGRSLLQEMFDEALSFRRALANLRQHIAADDWWFSIWQPPSVEGIERVVTEDWLLQPDADWHGFGGVTDDYVLLDPIKVTLVMPGLTAGGALSERGIPAAVVSKFLWERGLVVEKTGLYSFLVLFSMGITKGKWSTLLTELLEFKRSYDGNVSLSTCLPCVAQQDGARYKGMGLRDLCDQLHACYRSNATAKHLKRMYTVLPEIALKPADAYDQLVRGEVEAVSIDALDGRIAAVMLVPYPPGIPLIMPGERFTESTRSIIDYLAFARTFDSSFPGFVADVHGLQHEDEGNGRHYTVDCIKE